One Spea bombifrons isolate aSpeBom1 chromosome 1, aSpeBom1.2.pri, whole genome shotgun sequence DNA window includes the following coding sequences:
- the DCTN1 gene encoding dynactin subunit 1 isoform X5: protein MAQSKRHTYSRTPSSSARMSVEASGKPLKVGSRVEVIGKGHRGTVAYVGATLFASGKWVGVILDESKGKNDGTVQGRRYFSCEENHGIFVRQSQIQVVEDGADTTSPETPEPASSKLPKRDAPETPKASKLITARRTKPTRPSSSAASSGTAGASGSASASCGEISSSEPSTPAQTPLAAPIIPSPSSALTSPVAPIPAPGSSKEEENLRAQVKDLEEKLETLKMKRAEDKVKLKEMEKSKLQLEQLQEWKSKMQEQQADLQRQLKEAKKEAKDALEAQERYMEEMADTADAIEMATLDKEMAEERAESLQQEVETFKEKVEELTMDLEILKHEIEEKGSDGAASSYQVKQLEEQNARLKEALVRMRDLSASEKQEHVKVQKQLEKKNAELDSLRQQKEKLQEEASQMEKTIDELKEQVDAALGAEEMVETLTERNLDLEERVRELRETVTDLEAINEMNDELQENARETELELREQLDMAGARVREAEKRVEAAQETVADYQQTIKKYRDLTGHLQDVNRELRSQQEATAEKEQQPSPETFDFKIKFAETKAHAKAIEMELRKMEVNQANRHVSLLTAFMPDSFLRHGGDHDCILVLLLIPRLICKAELISRQAQEKFELSEAKEERAGMRGAVGEQMSFAAGLVYSLSLLEATLHKYEQALGQCGVDVYKKIGSLYPEMSVHERSLDFLIELLHKDQLDETVNVEPLTKAIKYYQHLYSIHLADQTEDCTMQLFDHIKFTQSALDCVGVEVSRLRAFLQAGQEASDLAVLLKDLETSCSDVRQFCKKIRRRMPGTEAAGIPSALSFGQQVSESLLECRKHLKCVVAVFQEVAAAGAQMIAPLGENEGLQALRLEDVAFKAAEQVYGVQGSNPHECLRQSCNLLIAAMNKMATAMQEGEYDAEKPQNRSPPPVDQRAATLRAEITDAEGLGLKLEDRETVIKELKKSLKIKGEELSEANVRLSLLEKKLDSASREADERVEKIQSKLEETQTVLRKKEKEFEETMDALQADIDQLESEKAELRQRLNNQSKRTIEGLRGAPGVASIVSGIAGEEEQTGVPSGQAVLNGSGPVQVKDSPLLLQQIDALRLSMKHLKHENNRLKADQMKEELSALPALHVPKLILPKDRQREDAVSGTLYRKTSQLLDTLQQMSASTKVVDITHKKTGSPAAQLLEQTARLKSLSDTIDKLKDEVLKETVSQCPGANVPSHFATFPSSDFIKAKEEKKEDTVYVGKVTLPCEPGDGQIHRLVLTPDQLFELHERLIC from the exons ACCCCCAGCTCGAGCGCCAGGATGAGCGTGGAGGCCTCGGGGAAGCCCCTGAAAGTGGGCTCCAGAGTGGAGGTGATTGGGAAGGGACACCGGGGGACCGTGGCCTACGTAGGGGCCACACTCTTCGCCTCGGGGAAATGGGTGGGAGTGATCCTGGACGAATCGAAAGGGAAGAACGACGGCACGGTGCAGGGCAGGAGGTACTTCAGCTGCGAGGAGAACCACGGCATCTTCGTGCGCCAGTCGCAG ATCCAAGTTGTGGAAGACGGAGCCGACACGACGTCCCCGGAAACCCCGGAACCGGCCTCCTCCAAGCTCCCCAAGAGAG ATGCCCCAGAGACCCCCAAGGCCAGCAAACTG ATCACCGCGCGCCGCACCAAG CCCACCCGGCCCTCCAGCTCGGCAGCCTCCAGCGGAACCGCGGGGGCCTCGGGCTCCGCGTCCGCGTCATGTGGCGAGATCAGCAGCAGCGAGCCCAGTACTCCGGCCCAGACTCCGCTGGCGGCCCCCATCATCCCCTCACCTTCCTCCGCTCTGACCTCGCCTGTGGCCCCGATTCCGGCCCCAGGATCCAGCAAG GAGGAGGAGAACCTGCGCGCCCAGGTCAAGGACTTGGAGGAGAAGCTGGAGACGCTGAAGATGAAGCGGGCGGAAGACAAGGTGAAGCTGAAGGAGATGGAGAAATCGAAGCTGCAGCTGGAGCAGCTGCAGGAATGGAAGAGCAAGATGCAGGAGCAGCAGGCCGACCTCCAGCGCCAGCTCAAGGAGGCCAAGAAG GAAGCCAAAGACGCTCTAGAAGCCCAGGAACGTTACATGGAGGAGATGGCCGACACGGCCGACGCCATCGAGATGGCCACGCTGGATAAGGAGATGGCCGAGGAGCGAGCCGAGTCCCTGCAGCAGGAGGTGGAGACATTCAAGGAGAAAGTGGAGGAGCTCACCATGGACCTGGAGATCCTGAAGCATGAGATAGAAGAGAAGG GTTCGGACGGAGCGGCATCCAGTTACCAGGTCAAGCAGCTGGAGGAGCAGAACGCCCGGCTGAAGGAGGCGCTCGTCAG GATGCGGGATCTGTCGGCCTCGGAGAAGCAGGAGCACGTCAAGGTGCAGAAGCAGCTGGAGAAGAAGAACGCCGAGCTGGACTCGCTGCGCCAGCagaaggagaagctgcaggaaGAAGCTTCACAGATGGAGAAGACCATCGACGAGCTGAAGGAGCAG GTGGATGCTGCTCTGGGAGCCGAGGAGATGGTGGAGACCCTGACCGAGAGAAACCTGGACCTGGAGGAGAGAGTCCGCGAGCTGCGCGAGACCGTCACCGACTTG GAAGCCATCAATGAAATGAACGACGAGCTGCAGGAGAACGCCCGCGAGACGGAGCTGGAGCTTCGGGAGCAGCTGGACATGGCGGGCGCCCGAGTGCGGGAGGCAGAGAAACGGGTGGAAGCGGCCCAGGAGACGGTGGCCGATTACCAGCAGACGATCAAGAAATACCGGGACCTGACCGGCCATCTACAG GACGTAAACCGCGAGCTCCGGAGCCAGCAGGAGGCCACGGCGGAGAAGGAGCAGCAGCCGTCGCCGGAGACCTTCGACTTCAAGATTAAGTTTGCAGAGACCAAAGCCCACGCGAAG GCCATCGAGATGGAGCTTCGGAAGATGGAGGTTAATCAGGCCAATCGGCACGTGTCGCTGCTCACCGCCTTCATGCCGGACAGCTTCCTGCGGCACGGCGGGGACCACGACTGCATCCTGGTGCTGCTGCTGATCCCCCGACTCATCTGCAAG GCCGAGCTCATCAGCAGGCAGGCGCAGGAGAAGTTTGAGCTGTCGGAGGCCAAGGAGGAGCGGGCCGGCATGAGAGGAGCGGTGGGAGAGCAGATGAGCTTCGCCGCCGGGCTGGTGTACTCCCTGAGCCTGCTGGAGGCCACGCTGCACAAATACGAACA GGCCCTGGGTCAGTGCGGAGTGGACGTGTATAAGAAGATCGGCTCGCTGTACCCGGAGATGAGTGTCCACGAGCGCTCCCTGGACTTCCTCATCGAGCTCCTGCACAAGGACCAGCTGGACGAGACGGTCAACGTGGAGCCCCTCACCAAGGCCATCAAATACTACCAG CACCTGTACAGCATCCACCTGGCCGATCAGACCGAGGACTGCACCATGCAGCTCTTCGACCACATCAAG TTTACGCAGAGCGCCCTGGACTGCGTCGGGGTGGAAGTGAGCCGGCTGCGCGCCTTCCTGCAG GCCGGGCAGGAGGCTTCTGATCTGGCCGTCCTGCTGAAGGATCTGGAGACCTCGTGCAGCGACGTCCGCCAGTTCTGCAAGAAGATCCGCCGCAGGATGCCGGGGACCGAGGCCGCCGGGATCCCCTCGGCGCTCAGCTTCGGGCAGCAGGTGTCGGAGTCGCTGCTCGAGTGCCGGAAGCACCTGAAGTGCGTGGTGGCCGTCTTCCAAGAAGTGGCGGCCGCCGGGGCGCAGATGATCGCACCCttgggggagaacgaggggctgCAGGCTCTGAGATTGGAAGACGTGGCTTTCAAAGCCGCCGAGCAG GTTTACGGCGTGCAGGGAAGTAACCCACACGAGTGCCTGCGCCAGTCCTGCAACCTCCTCATAGCCGCCATGAACAAGATGGCCACCGCCATGCAGGAAGGCGAGTACGACGCCGAGAAGCCGCAGAACAGG TCGCCTCCTCCTGTGGATCAGAGAGCTGCCACTCTGCGGGCCGAGATCACGGACGCCGAGGGCCTGGGCCTGAAGCTGGAAGACAGGGAGACGGTCATCAAGGAGCTGAAGAAGTCCCTGAAGATAAAG GGCGAAGAACTGAGCGAGGCCAACGTCCGCCTCAGTCTCCTGGAGAAGAAGCTGGACAGCGCGTCCAGAGAGGCCGACGAGCGGGTGGAGAAGATCCAGAGCAAGCTGGAGGAGACCCAGACCGTGCTGAGGAAGAAAGAGAA GGAGTTCGAGGAGACCATGGACGCCCTCCAAGCGGACATCGACCAGCTGGAGTCTGAAAAGGCCGAGCTGCGGCAGAGACTGAACAACCAGTCCAAGCGGACCATCGAAGGGCTGCGCGGAGCCCCCGGGGTCGCCTCCATCGTCTCCGGCATCGCAGGAG AGGAAGAGCAGACAG GGGTGCCGTCCGGCCAGGCGGTGCTGAACGGCTCCGGCCCGGTGCAGGTGAAGGACTCTCCGCTGCTGCTCCAGCAGATCGATGCCCTGCGGCTCTCCATGAAGCACCTGAAGCACGAGAACAACCGGCTGAAG GCTGATCAGATGAAGGAGGAGCTGTCGGCGCTGCCGGCGCTTCATGTCCCCAAACTGATCCTCCCTAAAGACCGCCAGCGCGAGGATGCCGTGTCCGGGACCCTCTACCGCAAGACCAGCCAGCTGCTGGACACCCTGCAGCAGATGAGCGCCAGCACCAAGGTGGTGGACATCACACACAAGAAGACGG GGAGCCCGGCGGCTCAGCTCCTGGAACAGACGGCGCGGCTGAAGTCACTCAGTGACACCATCGACAAGCTGAAG GATGAAGTCCTAAAAGAGACCGTGTCCCAGTGCCCCGGCGCCAACGTCCCGTCGCACTTCGCAACCTTCCCATCCTCTGACTTTATAAAG GCCAAAGAAGAGAAGAAGGAAGACACGGTTTACGTGGGTAAAGTGACCCTCCCGTGTGAGCCGGGCGACGGGCAGATCCACCGCCTCGTGCTGACCCCGGATCAGCTGTTCGAGCTGCACGAACGGCTCATCTGCTAA
- the DCTN1 gene encoding dynactin subunit 1 isoform X3, with amino-acid sequence MAQSKRHTYSRTPSSSARMSVEASGKPLKVGSRVEVIGKGHRGTVAYVGATLFASGKWVGVILDESKGKNDGTVQGRRYFSCEENHGIFVRQSQIQVVEDGADTTSPETPEPASSKLPKRDAPETPKASKLAPTTRKITARRTKPTRPSSSAASSGTAGASGSASASCGEISSSEPSTPAQTPLAAPIIPSPSSALTSPVAPIPAPGSSKEEENLRAQVKDLEEKLETLKMKRAEDKVKLKEMEKSKLQLEQLQEWKSKMQEQQADLQRQLKEAKKEAKDALEAQERYMEEMADTADAIEMATLDKEMAEERAESLQQEVETFKEKVEELTMDLEILKHEIEEKGSDGAASSYQVKQLEEQNARLKEALVRMRDLSASEKQEHVKVQKQLEKKNAELDSLRQQKEKLQEEASQMEKTIDELKEQVDAALGAEEMVETLTERNLDLEERVRELRETVTDLEAINEMNDELQENARETELELREQLDMAGARVREAEKRVEAAQETVADYQQTIKKYRDLTGHLQDVNRELRSQQEATAEKEQQPSPETFDFKIKFAETKAHAKAIEMELRKMEVNQANRHVSLLTAFMPDSFLRHGGDHDCILVLLLIPRLICKAELISRQAQEKFELSEAKEERAGMRGAVGEQMSFAAGLVYSLSLLEATLHKYEQALGQCGVDVYKKIGSLYPEMSVHERSLDFLIELLHKDQLDETVNVEPLTKAIKYYQHLYSIHLADQTEDCTMQLFDHIKFTQSALDCVGVEVSRLRAFLQAGQEASDLAVLLKDLETSCSDVRQFCKKIRRRMPGTEAAGIPSALSFGQQVSESLLECRKHLKCVVAVFQEVAAAGAQMIAPLGENEGLQALRLEDVAFKAAEQVYGVQGSNPHECLRQSCNLLIAAMNKMATAMQEGEYDAEKPQNRSPPPVDQRAATLRAEITDAEGLGLKLEDRETVIKELKKSLKIKGEELSEANVRLSLLEKKLDSASREADERVEKIQSKLEETQTVLRKKEKEFEETMDALQADIDQLESEKAELRQRLNNQSKRTIEGLRGAPGVASIVSGIAGEEEQTGVPSGQAVLNGSGPVQVKDSPLLLQQIDALRLSMKHLKHENNRLKADQMKEELSALPALHVPKLILPKDRQREDAVSGTLYRKTSQLLDTLQQMSASTKVVDITHKKTGSPAAQLLEQTARLKSLSDTIDKLKDEVLKETVSQCPGANVPSHFATFPSSDFIKAKEEKKEDTVYVGKVTLPCEPGDGQIHRLVLTPDQLFELHERLIC; translated from the exons ACCCCCAGCTCGAGCGCCAGGATGAGCGTGGAGGCCTCGGGGAAGCCCCTGAAAGTGGGCTCCAGAGTGGAGGTGATTGGGAAGGGACACCGGGGGACCGTGGCCTACGTAGGGGCCACACTCTTCGCCTCGGGGAAATGGGTGGGAGTGATCCTGGACGAATCGAAAGGGAAGAACGACGGCACGGTGCAGGGCAGGAGGTACTTCAGCTGCGAGGAGAACCACGGCATCTTCGTGCGCCAGTCGCAG ATCCAAGTTGTGGAAGACGGAGCCGACACGACGTCCCCGGAAACCCCGGAACCGGCCTCCTCCAAGCTCCCCAAGAGAG ATGCCCCAGAGACCCCCAAGGCCAGCAAACTG GCGCCGACCACCCGGAAG ATCACCGCGCGCCGCACCAAG CCCACCCGGCCCTCCAGCTCGGCAGCCTCCAGCGGAACCGCGGGGGCCTCGGGCTCCGCGTCCGCGTCATGTGGCGAGATCAGCAGCAGCGAGCCCAGTACTCCGGCCCAGACTCCGCTGGCGGCCCCCATCATCCCCTCACCTTCCTCCGCTCTGACCTCGCCTGTGGCCCCGATTCCGGCCCCAGGATCCAGCAAG GAGGAGGAGAACCTGCGCGCCCAGGTCAAGGACTTGGAGGAGAAGCTGGAGACGCTGAAGATGAAGCGGGCGGAAGACAAGGTGAAGCTGAAGGAGATGGAGAAATCGAAGCTGCAGCTGGAGCAGCTGCAGGAATGGAAGAGCAAGATGCAGGAGCAGCAGGCCGACCTCCAGCGCCAGCTCAAGGAGGCCAAGAAG GAAGCCAAAGACGCTCTAGAAGCCCAGGAACGTTACATGGAGGAGATGGCCGACACGGCCGACGCCATCGAGATGGCCACGCTGGATAAGGAGATGGCCGAGGAGCGAGCCGAGTCCCTGCAGCAGGAGGTGGAGACATTCAAGGAGAAAGTGGAGGAGCTCACCATGGACCTGGAGATCCTGAAGCATGAGATAGAAGAGAAGG GTTCGGACGGAGCGGCATCCAGTTACCAGGTCAAGCAGCTGGAGGAGCAGAACGCCCGGCTGAAGGAGGCGCTCGTCAG GATGCGGGATCTGTCGGCCTCGGAGAAGCAGGAGCACGTCAAGGTGCAGAAGCAGCTGGAGAAGAAGAACGCCGAGCTGGACTCGCTGCGCCAGCagaaggagaagctgcaggaaGAAGCTTCACAGATGGAGAAGACCATCGACGAGCTGAAGGAGCAG GTGGATGCTGCTCTGGGAGCCGAGGAGATGGTGGAGACCCTGACCGAGAGAAACCTGGACCTGGAGGAGAGAGTCCGCGAGCTGCGCGAGACCGTCACCGACTTG GAAGCCATCAATGAAATGAACGACGAGCTGCAGGAGAACGCCCGCGAGACGGAGCTGGAGCTTCGGGAGCAGCTGGACATGGCGGGCGCCCGAGTGCGGGAGGCAGAGAAACGGGTGGAAGCGGCCCAGGAGACGGTGGCCGATTACCAGCAGACGATCAAGAAATACCGGGACCTGACCGGCCATCTACAG GACGTAAACCGCGAGCTCCGGAGCCAGCAGGAGGCCACGGCGGAGAAGGAGCAGCAGCCGTCGCCGGAGACCTTCGACTTCAAGATTAAGTTTGCAGAGACCAAAGCCCACGCGAAG GCCATCGAGATGGAGCTTCGGAAGATGGAGGTTAATCAGGCCAATCGGCACGTGTCGCTGCTCACCGCCTTCATGCCGGACAGCTTCCTGCGGCACGGCGGGGACCACGACTGCATCCTGGTGCTGCTGCTGATCCCCCGACTCATCTGCAAG GCCGAGCTCATCAGCAGGCAGGCGCAGGAGAAGTTTGAGCTGTCGGAGGCCAAGGAGGAGCGGGCCGGCATGAGAGGAGCGGTGGGAGAGCAGATGAGCTTCGCCGCCGGGCTGGTGTACTCCCTGAGCCTGCTGGAGGCCACGCTGCACAAATACGAACA GGCCCTGGGTCAGTGCGGAGTGGACGTGTATAAGAAGATCGGCTCGCTGTACCCGGAGATGAGTGTCCACGAGCGCTCCCTGGACTTCCTCATCGAGCTCCTGCACAAGGACCAGCTGGACGAGACGGTCAACGTGGAGCCCCTCACCAAGGCCATCAAATACTACCAG CACCTGTACAGCATCCACCTGGCCGATCAGACCGAGGACTGCACCATGCAGCTCTTCGACCACATCAAG TTTACGCAGAGCGCCCTGGACTGCGTCGGGGTGGAAGTGAGCCGGCTGCGCGCCTTCCTGCAG GCCGGGCAGGAGGCTTCTGATCTGGCCGTCCTGCTGAAGGATCTGGAGACCTCGTGCAGCGACGTCCGCCAGTTCTGCAAGAAGATCCGCCGCAGGATGCCGGGGACCGAGGCCGCCGGGATCCCCTCGGCGCTCAGCTTCGGGCAGCAGGTGTCGGAGTCGCTGCTCGAGTGCCGGAAGCACCTGAAGTGCGTGGTGGCCGTCTTCCAAGAAGTGGCGGCCGCCGGGGCGCAGATGATCGCACCCttgggggagaacgaggggctgCAGGCTCTGAGATTGGAAGACGTGGCTTTCAAAGCCGCCGAGCAG GTTTACGGCGTGCAGGGAAGTAACCCACACGAGTGCCTGCGCCAGTCCTGCAACCTCCTCATAGCCGCCATGAACAAGATGGCCACCGCCATGCAGGAAGGCGAGTACGACGCCGAGAAGCCGCAGAACAGG TCGCCTCCTCCTGTGGATCAGAGAGCTGCCACTCTGCGGGCCGAGATCACGGACGCCGAGGGCCTGGGCCTGAAGCTGGAAGACAGGGAGACGGTCATCAAGGAGCTGAAGAAGTCCCTGAAGATAAAG GGCGAAGAACTGAGCGAGGCCAACGTCCGCCTCAGTCTCCTGGAGAAGAAGCTGGACAGCGCGTCCAGAGAGGCCGACGAGCGGGTGGAGAAGATCCAGAGCAAGCTGGAGGAGACCCAGACCGTGCTGAGGAAGAAAGAGAA GGAGTTCGAGGAGACCATGGACGCCCTCCAAGCGGACATCGACCAGCTGGAGTCTGAAAAGGCCGAGCTGCGGCAGAGACTGAACAACCAGTCCAAGCGGACCATCGAAGGGCTGCGCGGAGCCCCCGGGGTCGCCTCCATCGTCTCCGGCATCGCAGGAG AGGAAGAGCAGACAG GGGTGCCGTCCGGCCAGGCGGTGCTGAACGGCTCCGGCCCGGTGCAGGTGAAGGACTCTCCGCTGCTGCTCCAGCAGATCGATGCCCTGCGGCTCTCCATGAAGCACCTGAAGCACGAGAACAACCGGCTGAAG GCTGATCAGATGAAGGAGGAGCTGTCGGCGCTGCCGGCGCTTCATGTCCCCAAACTGATCCTCCCTAAAGACCGCCAGCGCGAGGATGCCGTGTCCGGGACCCTCTACCGCAAGACCAGCCAGCTGCTGGACACCCTGCAGCAGATGAGCGCCAGCACCAAGGTGGTGGACATCACACACAAGAAGACGG GGAGCCCGGCGGCTCAGCTCCTGGAACAGACGGCGCGGCTGAAGTCACTCAGTGACACCATCGACAAGCTGAAG GATGAAGTCCTAAAAGAGACCGTGTCCCAGTGCCCCGGCGCCAACGTCCCGTCGCACTTCGCAACCTTCCCATCCTCTGACTTTATAAAG GCCAAAGAAGAGAAGAAGGAAGACACGGTTTACGTGGGTAAAGTGACCCTCCCGTGTGAGCCGGGCGACGGGCAGATCCACCGCCTCGTGCTGACCCCGGATCAGCTGTTCGAGCTGCACGAACGGCTCATCTGCTAA